In the genome of Montipora foliosa isolate CH-2021 chromosome 3, ASM3666993v2, whole genome shotgun sequence, one region contains:
- the LOC137997162 gene encoding kappa-type opioid receptor-like has product MNETVVEMSLCGGRDAAIHVAMITVVMIGSVVGNSIICLLLVRFKPLRTVPNILVANLAFIDIVNAITNMPLMIMWYICKMSFLKGRYISWLTVSWYVLFMYLTVFNLTVLTMDRYGALVHGFRYHSWKTINKAKVSVVCVWLLAATYTYGMFALGISIDLGDAPVLVYRIQYLKKFGRHFIIPGYLVPFAIMLILGGIIWFTVHTHSKRILPYSSRKKHVKSDVKTAKTIGLTCFAFFCMGVFPMLLHNIAKIHGTWLHFLAFFLTHLNSMVNPIIYSLKTHRFRRAFLLYLKDPCGKSQPFSGKSLRLHTNMNYTTRNLSSKAKEIVSLQVFSEVFSSPEKARK; this is encoded by the exons atgaacGAGACAGTTGTCGAAATGAGTCTTTGTGGTGGTAGGGACGCAGCCATTCATGTAGCTATGATAACCGTGGTTATGATCGGATCTGTCGTTGGGAATAGCATCATTTGTCTCCTACTCGTCCGGTTTAAGCCTCTACGTACAGTCCCCAACATTCTGGTGGCAAACTTAGCTTTTATTGACATTGTTAACGCTATTACGAACATGCCCCTTATGATAATGTGGTATATCTGTAAAATGTCTTTTCTCAAGGGCCGCTACATCTCCTGGTTGACTGTATCTTGGTACGTGTTGTTCATGTATCTGACAGTGTTCAACTTGACTGTACTCACAATGGATCGGTATGGGGCCCTTGTTCACGGCTTTCGCTACCACTCTTGGAAAACCATAAACAAGGCTAAAGTAAGCGTTGTCTGTGTGTGGCTTCTCGCGGCGACCTACACGTATGGTATGTTCGCACTGGGAATCTCTATCGACCTCGGAGATGCCCCTGTGTTAGTATACAGAATAcaatatttgaagaaatttgGACGACACTTTATTATACCAGGATACCTTGTGCCTTTTGCGATAATGCTCATTTTGGGAGGGATCATTTGGTTTACTGTGCACACCCATAGTAAACGTATCTTGCCATATAGTTCACGAAAGAAACATGTCAAAAGCGACGTGAAGACCGCTAAGACAATTGGATTGACTTGCTTCGCCTTCTTCTGCATGGGTGTTTTCCCGATGCTTCTGCACAACATTGCCAAAATTCATGGGACGTGGCTTCACTTTTTAGCGTTTTTTCTGACTCATTTGAACAGTATGGTAAATCCAATTATCTACTCGTTGAAGACGCACAG GTTTCGAAGAGCGTTCCTACTCTACCTGAAGGACCCTTGTGGGAAGTCGCAGCCTTTCAGTGGGAAATCTTTGCGTCTCCACACGAATATGAACTACACAACCAGGAATCTATCATCGAAGGCGAAAGAAATAGTATCGCTTCAAGTTTTTAGTGAGGTTTTTTCTTCTCCAGAAAAGGCAaggaaataa